From a single Staphylococcus epidermidis genomic region:
- the glmU gene encoding bifunctional UDP-N-acetylglucosamine diphosphorylase/glucosamine-1-phosphate N-acetyltransferase GlmU — protein MQRHAIILAAGKGTRMKSKKYKVLHEVAGKPMVEHVLNNVKQAGVDQIVTIIGHGAESVKDTLGNQSLYSFQDKQLGTAHAVKMAHEHLADKEGTTLVVCGDTPLITYQTLQSLIEHHESTQSHVTVLSASTINPYGYGRIIRNHNGILERIVEEKDANDSERAIKEISSGIFAFNNRVLFEKLEQVKNDNAQGEYYLPDVLSLILKDGGKAEVYCTEDFDEIIGVNDRLMLSEAEKALQQRINRYHMENGVTIIDPSSTFIGTDVKIGIDTTIEPGVRIGGHTTIEEDVWIGQYSEINNSTIHSNANIKQSVINDSIVGENTTVGPFAQLRPGSNLGSEVKVGNFVEVKKADIKDGAKVSHLSYIGDAEIGERTNIGCGSITVNYDGANKFKTIVGKDAFIGCNTNLIAPVTVGNHTLIAAGSTITDNIPEDSLALARARQVNKEGYLKK, from the coding sequence ATGCAAAGACATGCGATTATTCTGGCAGCAGGTAAGGGCACAAGAATGAAATCAAAGAAATATAAAGTGCTCCATGAGGTTGCTGGCAAACCAATGGTTGAACATGTGCTTAACAACGTAAAACAAGCTGGCGTTGATCAAATTGTAACTATTATTGGTCATGGCGCTGAGAGTGTGAAAGATACATTGGGTAATCAATCATTATATAGTTTTCAGGATAAACAACTTGGAACAGCTCATGCTGTGAAAATGGCACATGAACATTTAGCAGATAAAGAAGGAACTACTCTAGTAGTATGTGGAGATACACCACTTATTACATACCAAACTTTACAATCACTTATTGAACATCATGAAAGTACACAATCACATGTTACTGTATTATCTGCTTCTACTATCAATCCTTATGGTTATGGACGAATTATTAGAAATCATAATGGAATATTAGAGCGTATTGTTGAAGAGAAAGACGCAAATGACTCAGAACGTGCGATTAAAGAAATTAGTTCAGGTATTTTTGCCTTTAATAATCGAGTACTATTTGAGAAGTTAGAACAAGTTAAAAATGATAATGCTCAAGGAGAATATTATTTACCTGATGTTTTGTCTTTAATTTTAAAAGACGGAGGTAAAGCTGAAGTTTATTGTACCGAAGATTTTGATGAAATCATTGGTGTTAATGATCGTTTGATGTTAAGTGAAGCTGAAAAGGCTTTGCAACAACGTATCAATCGCTATCATATGGAAAATGGTGTGACAATCATTGATCCTAGTTCAACATTTATTGGAACAGATGTGAAAATTGGAATAGATACAACTATTGAACCGGGCGTGCGCATCGGAGGTCATACAACGATTGAAGAAGATGTGTGGATAGGCCAATACTCTGAAATTAATAATAGCACAATTCATTCGAATGCTAACATAAAACAATCGGTTATCAATGACTCTATTGTTGGAGAGAACACAACAGTTGGACCTTTCGCTCAACTACGCCCAGGATCTAATTTAGGTTCTGAAGTTAAAGTAGGAAACTTTGTTGAAGTGAAGAAAGCAGATATTAAAGATGGTGCTAAAGTATCACACTTGAGCTACATTGGAGATGCTGAAATAGGTGAGCGTACAAATATCGGATGTGGTTCTATCACTGTAAACTATGACGGCGCTAACAAATTTAAAACAATAGTAGGTAAAGATGCTTTTATAGGATGTAATACGAACCTTATAGCACCTGTAACAGTAGGTAATCATACTCTTATTGCAGCTGGATCCACAATTACAGATAATATCCCTGAAGATAGTTTAGCATTAGCGCGTGCAAGACAAGTAAATAAAGAGGGCTACCTAAAAAAATAG
- the pth gene encoding aminoacyl-tRNA hydrolase: protein MKCIVGLGNIGKRFELTRHNIGFEVVDDILERHQFTLDKQKFKGAYTIERLNGEKVLFIEPMTMMNLSGQAVAPLMDYYNVDVEDLIVLYDDLDLEQGQVRLRQKGSAGGHNGMKSIIKMLGTDQFKRIRIGVGRPTNGMSVPDYVLQKFSKEEMIIMEKVIEHSARAVESFIESSRFDHVMNEFNGEVK from the coding sequence ATGAAATGCATTGTCGGTCTTGGCAACATTGGTAAACGTTTTGAATTAACAAGACATAATATTGGTTTCGAAGTTGTCGATGATATTCTAGAACGCCACCAATTTACTTTAGACAAACAAAAATTTAAAGGTGCATATACTATTGAACGTTTAAACGGCGAAAAAGTATTATTTATTGAGCCAATGACCATGATGAACTTATCTGGTCAAGCTGTAGCCCCTTTAATGGATTATTATAATGTCGATGTTGAAGATTTGATCGTTTTATATGACGATTTAGATTTAGAACAAGGACAAGTGCGTCTGCGCCAAAAGGGGAGTGCAGGCGGTCATAATGGTATGAAATCGATAATTAAAATGCTTGGTACAGATCAATTTAAACGTATTCGAATTGGTGTTGGCCGTCCAACAAATGGGATGTCTGTTCCGGACTATGTTTTACAAAAATTTTCAAAAGAAGAAATGATCATTATGGAAAAGGTAATTGAACATTCTGCAAGAGCTGTAGAATCTTTTATTGAAAGTTCTCGTTTTGATCATGTTATGAATGAATTTAATGGTGAAGTCAAGTGA
- a CDS encoding 50S ribosomal protein L25/general stress protein Ctc, with the protein MASLKSIIRQGKQTRSDLKQLRNSGKVPAVVYGYGTKNTSVKVDEVEFIKVIREVGRNGVIDLGVGSKTIKVMVSDYQFDPLKNQITHIDFLAINMSEERTVEVQVQLVGEAVGAKEGGVVEQPLFNLEVTATPENIPETIEVDISELQVNDSLAVSDIKISGDFTIENNPEDSIVTVVPPTDEPSEEEVEAMEGESATEEPEVVGEDKEDDEEENKED; encoded by the coding sequence ATGGCTTCATTAAAGTCAATCATTCGTCAAGGTAAACAAACACGTTCTGACCTAAAACAATTAAGAAACTCAGGTAAAGTACCTGCAGTTGTATATGGTTACGGTACAAAAAATACTTCAGTTAAAGTTGATGAAGTTGAATTTATCAAAGTAATCCGTGAAGTAGGACGTAATGGTGTTATTGATTTAGGCGTAGGTTCTAAAACAATTAAAGTAATGGTTTCAGATTATCAATTTGATCCATTAAAAAACCAAATCACTCATATTGACTTTTTAGCAATCAACATGAGTGAAGAACGTACTGTTGAAGTACAAGTTCAATTAGTTGGTGAAGCTGTAGGTGCTAAAGAAGGCGGCGTAGTTGAACAACCATTATTCAACTTAGAAGTTACAGCTACACCTGAAAATATTCCTGAAACTATCGAAGTAGATATCAGTGAATTACAAGTTAATGACAGCTTAGCAGTTTCTGATATTAAAATCTCTGGTGATTTCACAATCGAAAATAATCCAGAAGATTCTATCGTAACAGTAGTTCCTCCAACAGATGAACCTTCTGAAGAAGAAGTTGAAGCTATGGAAGGCGAATCAGCAACTGAAGAACCAGAAGTTGTTGGTGAAGACAAAGAAGACGATGAAGAAGAAAATAAAGAAGACTAA
- a CDS encoding ribose-phosphate diphosphokinase, with protein MLNNEYKNSSMKIFSLKGNEPLAQEVADHVGIELGKCSVKRFSDGEIQINIEESIRGCDVFIVQPTSYPVNLHLMELLIMIDACKRASAANINIVVPYYGYARQDRKARSREPITAKLVANLIETAGANRMIALDLHAPQIQGFFDIPIDHLMGVPILAQHFENDPDINPEECVVVSPDHGGVTRARKLADILKTPIAIIDKRRPKPNVAEVMNIVGDIEGRTAIIIDDIIDTAGTITLAAQALKDKGAKEVYACCTHPVLSGPAKERIENSAIKQLIVTNSIQLEENRKPNNTKELSVAGLIAKAIIRVYERESVSVLFD; from the coding sequence ATGTTAAATAATGAATATAAGAATTCATCAATGAAGATCTTTTCGCTTAAAGGAAATGAACCTTTGGCACAAGAAGTAGCAGATCATGTAGGGATTGAATTAGGTAAATGTTCTGTAAAACGTTTTAGTGATGGAGAAATTCAAATAAATATTGAAGAAAGCATTCGTGGTTGTGATGTTTTTATTGTTCAACCAACTTCATACCCAGTCAATCTTCATTTAATGGAGTTACTTATTATGATTGATGCGTGTAAACGCGCGTCAGCAGCAAATATTAACATCGTAGTACCATACTATGGTTACGCTCGACAAGATAGAAAAGCCCGTAGTCGTGAACCTATTACTGCTAAATTAGTAGCTAATTTAATCGAAACAGCAGGTGCCAATCGTATGATCGCATTAGACTTACATGCACCTCAGATCCAAGGATTCTTCGATATTCCTATTGATCATTTAATGGGTGTTCCTATCCTTGCACAACACTTTGAGAATGATCCTGATATTAATCCAGAAGAATGTGTAGTTGTGTCCCCTGACCATGGTGGGGTAACACGAGCTCGTAAATTAGCCGACATTTTAAAAACTCCAATTGCAATTATCGACAAAAGACGTCCGAAACCGAATGTGGCAGAAGTTATGAACATTGTGGGTGATATTGAAGGACGTACTGCAATTATTATAGATGACATTATTGATACTGCAGGAACAATTACTTTAGCTGCTCAAGCTTTAAAAGATAAAGGTGCTAAAGAAGTCTATGCTTGCTGTACACATCCAGTGCTTTCTGGGCCAGCGAAAGAACGAATTGAAAACTCTGCAATCAAGCAACTTATAGTAACAAACTCAATTCAATTAGAAGAGAATAGAAAACCTAATAATACAAAAGAACTTTCTGTAGCTGGTTTAATTGCGAAAGCAATTATTCGTGTATACGAAAGAGAATCAGTAAGTGTATTATTTGACTAA